A region of the Numenius arquata chromosome 2, bNumArq3.hap1.1, whole genome shotgun sequence genome:
gctgccagcagagcatCCTCCAGCCTTTCCTTCAGAAATCACAGGGGTTCAttgagctgtttaaaaaaaagggaagcaatcCAATGGGATACtgaaattcattaaatattttttattgattGTATGCTTTCTAAACACTCATACTTTTACAAGGCTGAAGTTTTAGGTTAAAGTTCGCTTgtgaggttttcttttgttttcagacaaACTGCAGTGTTCGAGATCAGCTCCTCTCCTTctacatgaaaaatgttttcGGTCATCTTGGAGTAGGAAGTGACAAGTTGTACATTATTAGTGCCTTCCAGGTCCTGCAAGAGAACATGAACACCTGCGTGAGTATATTCCTGGGACCCAAACTGTGTCCATCTGAAAGGATAGGGAAGGGCTCTATCACAGTTTTTCAGCAGATAGAGAGGGTGATTCAGAGTCACGGTGTGTCCCACATCCCAGAGGACCTGACTTCCCAAGGGCTTCCCTGCTGGGGCCGAGGAAGTTTAACACCACTCATTTCCTCCCAGTGTGAGCTTGCAGGGAGCGGACAAGGTGGTGGAGATACCATGGAGACAAGCCACTTCCCTGCTGATGATGTTGCCTTCTGCTGCCCTCTCAGCACCAAAGCTGCAAAGAGACAGGGTAATCACAGGGAGAAATGTGGCTTTTTATGTTTCTGTGGTGTAACACTGGTTATGTTTTCCTTCTTCAGCAGCCTACCCACTGGATGTGTGTAATCTTTACTCACTTGTCATCTCTGCTCCACCATACTGAATTTTGAAAGAGCCAGTGGTGTCTCATGAGTAAGCAGAGACTGCAATTATAAAGCACATTGGAGCAGTTTCCATGTGTTGGCTATGCCTGCAGTGAGAGGAGCTGGTCAGGGAATGATGCTACCAACAAAAGGTCCCTAGAGAGGATCCAGCTGTCCCAGGGAGGAGGAACTTTTACGAACATTTTTGTCATCATCCCCCTCTGTAGATAACTACAGGACAGCAGTTAAAACACACTTTTGTCCATGAAAATATGCATACTAACATACTGTGATGCTAAGATGACAGTGTCACTTGTAAGTCATTTCTCTTCTTGTCTTATTTTTAAGGGTAGATGAATAACCACAGGGCGTGCCTTAAAATTTTATGTCCTatggctattttttttctcccctaaacCTGCAGCTCCCACAAGCCACACTGTCCCCAAAAGTGGAGTGTGACTTATGGTGAAATATAACCATGGACATTCAGTctatagtaattttaaaaagtgagggCAGCATGAGAAATCAATGAAATGTTGAGGAATTAAAACTTTGTCTAATCTGAATTGTATGGTAGCATGACAGTAAAGGACATTGGTTCTACATGCAGACAAATATTTGCAATGCAAAAGCAAGCAGCTTCAGAGGTGTCTTTGCAGAGTTATAGCTCAGAACACAAATGGAATATCtgtaaaattatttgtaaaaaatatCAATAGGAGAAAACTCCACCAGCTTTCAGGTTCTGCATTTAAAACCATGCTAAACAGTTGCCATTTACAGTCATTATTCACAGCATTCAACACTTCAGATAACTTCTGTGGTTATGTGTCTGTCTAAAATTCCAGATATTGTATGCTATAATATACTTTACAGAGATTTCATTCTTGTCTGGAAAAGCAATTACACTCCATACAAATGCCAGTACATGCTGAAGAGTTCAGACTGTCAACCGTGACTGAATTTAGAATATCAGTTTTCTGAAACACCATCAGTGACTGGAGCTTGCTGTATAACTAATACATTTGCTCTTGTGCTGTATAGAGACAAAATCCTCCAGATTTCTCAAAGCtcttacattttgttttcataattaGCGCCAGTGTTTTACCCAACACTAGTCTAAACATAACAATTTACATTTCTGGATCTCAGAAAATACTGGTAGGAGACAAAAGGCCTCCTCTGGTAATAGAAAAGCAATAGCTCTTTAGAAATTACGGCTTATCATGACTTTCTaggaaatgaacattttttaaagtatgtgtaTTAAATCAAAGCCAACAATAAAAAAACATGTGAAAGAATAATAGAAACTGTGAACAGAATGAAAGTAATGGATCGTTTGCTAATAACAAATTTGGGGTTTCTCCATTATATTATTCCTCAATAAATGAGCAAACTCATTCATCCATCTACGCAAgctctttaatttttattatcttGTCGAGTTATAAGATGTTTATCAGAAGGAACTTCCACCATGGCAACATATTTATGTAATGAATTAGTTACCTTTCAAGGATAAAGTTCTTTACACAATTGAGGGTAACAGTTATAGCTCTATATACATATCTACCCTATGGTCTTTTGTAAACTTGGGCTCTAATTTGGCCAGCTAGAGGCATGCATGATATTTAAAACCCCTAACATTTGCCTCCAAACCACTTCCAAAGACTTTGTACTATATGATTATTACAGTTCTCACCCTGATAGTTCTTATTTTGTCCAAACAAGGAAACATTAATATTTTCCAATGATTTAGGAGCCTGAGTCCTGGTTTTCAAAAACAAATAGGTACTGAAATCTCTAAATCCTTTTTCTGCAGTGAAATCAGGCTCTTTTATTTAGGGTATGACTGCACAGTAAACAGAACAGATATTTTTCGTTGGATACTGGGAGCACTGACCTGAAGCATCACTGACCTCATCACAAGCCTGTTTACTTGCTCATGTACCCTACTGAGTTGGCGACATTGCCAAGAACAGTACGAAGTTGCTTCTGAAGTCGGATTTATGTTCCTACATCAGTAGCAGATTAGTGAAGTATTTGAGTGGAATGTGGAAAGGCAATAAATTCACTGCAGGATTTTTAATCATTGCTCTGTCATCATAGGCAGAGTTTGTAGACCTCTAGCAGACATTGCAGCATTGCTCGCAATGAGCAATGAGCTTGCTTGCTCATTTGTTAACTTGCTCTTTATGCAGGAAGAACAGAGTTTGCAATGTATATTACTACTCAAGCCACCATAGTCATTTAAGGTCAGTTCTGCTACCAAATTATTTCTGTGGAAATCAGCATCATGCAagctgaccttaaaaaaaaaaaaaaaaaaagaagcaaaaaaaagtcCCAAGTCAAAAAGAACTGCCCAgttagaagatttttaaaagcttacaAATAAGAGTTGCTTTCATTTACACTTTCATCCTGCAAGTTGActtgaaagagaaaatgtttgttgCTCCTTTTTAAAACCTCTGTGTGAGGTAGAAAGAAGGACTGACCATCCATTTCAGCAGTCACCTCTTTTCATATAAATTGAAGACCTTTGCCTTTTGCCTTTTCAAACATGTTGTCCTTGTTTGTAGTTTGCAAAACAacaaatttttacattttttccctgaaagaatGATTCTTCCCTTGGGAAAGCCCCGAGAGCTGGTGAGTCAGCAACCTGTGTTGCTCAGAAAAATCATCCAGGGAGCTCCAAAAAACCCGAGGCATACCAGTTTTGGCCATCTAGCACTGGTTGGTCTGAGCTGGGCAGTGAGGAGAGGGCTGAGCCCAGTGGCTTCCCCGGTGCTCCCGCTGCTGGTGGTCCTCTGGGACAGAGCACCAGCCCACCGACACTGTCAGTCGTGCCCTGGCTGGCTGGGTTAAACCTGGGGCGCAGCCTTCAGGTCCTGTAGGATGAATTGGTCTACTCTTTCCTTCCTAAAATCAGCTTCCAACTCAAATCTTATAGTGATAACACAGTCCTGTGTCTCTGATATCACAGCGGGGGTAGAGGGACGCCAGAACTTGCAAGTAAGACATTgctgaatggtttgggtgggataTCTGGGAGCTGGGTAGGATCTTGCTGGCAAAACTCCCAGTGATCTTAAGGGAAACAGCTTGACAGAAGAGAGCAGGATTAGCCTGTAATTAGCCAGACAATAGAGAAATGAGCAGGAAAATAGGGGGAAGTATAAACCAACTTTATAAACATATTTGAAGGATTTGCAGAAATGTGCGAAATTGCCCTCCGTACTTTGCAAAGGTCTTTGACCCTTGCCTTCTCTGAAGGTTCAAATTTAAAGGACCTTGAATCTTAGAGCTACAAAAGCTGTAACTGTGACTGATATAAAGATCCCTGAGATAAGTAGAAAATGTTTACTAAGGCTTAGTGGTActcatattacatttttttatgcTGTGAACTCAACCTGCCAGGAAGCACACAAGTAAAATAACATATTTGTGGTAGCAGGAGATGCTGAAATGATGCTGAGCTCACACATTTTACTAGTAGTCCTATGGTGCCACACTGTGGGTTGGACTCTTCCTCATTACTATGTCTTCTCACCAGCGTCTTTGCTGCAACAAGTGTGgtttcttttggtttcttttcatcCCTTCAGCTTCCATGTGCTCCGTCCACAAGGTTAACTTCTGCAgtcaaaaaattaaagaaaacatttcttaaggTAAGAGCAGGAGGCCTGGCTCCCAGCTGCGGTGTTCAAGGGCTGcgggtgttttttttcctaatgtctgtATTTTCTTCACAGCTTGGAGAGAAGGGAATCTACAAGGCCATCAATGAGCTGGATATTCTCCTTCCCTGGATTCAGGCCTACATACAAACCATCATATGAAGAATGAGGAAGCGACAGAAAACACGCTGCTTCTGTGCTATGGACAGATCCTTACCCAAAAGGCCTGAAAATCGACCGAGAGCTGGACATACAATGGGCCTGGCAGTCACTCTGTCCTACTGAAGGAGAGCCTCTGTAATGCAGTGGCGTAAAGAGGGATTTTCAAGAGCTTTCACGGTTGGCCTAGCATAGCAGCTATGCCTGTCCTGCAGTACAAGAGCAGCCTCCAGAGCAGTTACTGCATGGTGTACTTCTcgtcctgcctgcctgcccgccaGCTGCCTCGCAGGCAGACCCCCAGAACCATTACATGAGCATAACTTGAAATCTGTTACCATCCGGATCAGGCACAACGTCCCACATGCCGTGGGCACGACCTAGCCATGCCTTGTGTCTTGGGCCACCCCGTGTGATTACAATTCAAAACAACGAAGACCACTTCTGAAAAATCCCTCCCCTAagctacaccttttttttttggttatagcTATATAACAGCATACACAAGCTGTTctatatataaataagaaaattaattatatactgcttatcattattattaatttaaggTAATAATTTATCCTTAATAAACATACTCAAATTCATGTCAAAAAATTTGGTCTAGGACTCATGCATGACTTTCAGATGTCACATGCCCTACATGAGACCACACAATGCAGAAAACAATAAATGGATTGCCTTTGACTAGGATTGCAAAATGGTTTGAGAAAGATTTATGGGAAGTTGTTACTCAAATGATGCTAGTGgttttcaaaatatctttcatATAGTACAGAATGAAGAGGGAGTTCTGGTTTTctcacatttttaaagtttt
Encoded here:
- the IL26 gene encoding interleukin-26 yields the protein MKVYSIFRSGRFLVLLCLFAVEGKKSPTGKHTCRKGLLSQVTENLYIKATSLKSSVPKDLIKNTRLLKKTTKILFMTNCSVRDQLLSFYMKNVFGHLGVGSDKLYIISAFQVLQENMNTCLPCAPSTRLTSAVKKLKKTFLKLGEKGIYKAINELDILLPWIQAYIQTII